The Oncorhynchus mykiss isolate Arlee chromosome 5, USDA_OmykA_1.1, whole genome shotgun sequence DNA window acatagaaacatacaaagcaaactatggtcagggtgtgacagtgggaCATATCTgaagtagtatgtgtgtgtgctcaatgaatcacactgtgtgtgtgtgtgtgtgtgtgtgtgtgtgtgtgtgtgtgtgtgggtggggggggggggggggggggggtgcatgttctatacattattcaggacaacattagtttgtttagcctacaccgtgactatgactgcataataaactaaactaaatatactatgtattttctaatcaaatgtgttaacagggcaacacaaaagaagacaaaggccatcaattcaatgcaaatattactgtattaaaggaaattgttgtattaagcttgctttgaaaaccgtttgaatggcttggataggcctatggagatggtggaaaacatcctgattagaaggggacgtttgcgaggcttctcctgttgagaggtggagggaagacccTCTGGGAGTCCAAACGTGGCAGGATGTGCCACTATGTTGggcgacagaagagagagagagttgacatgtactttcatttagaaatgatgatatattgtattcttagtttcaactcattattactttcacaaataaatgagaaccagaatcttgagatttggaaactataaataattttacataagagattactatcgataatatataatgtactgtatatagggtttaatatttttgcaatagcagctttgtacaccaatatctcaaacagtaaatgtcctgctgtatggacttacacatgatctcttcagcagtagtctggtctttggattcagaatggcgggaattcttcttgtttcccatcatgaatggctaaaacaaaaacatgtcaaaacaaCTGTCACAGCAGAACAATCTCACGGTAATAACGATCACATCTTACACACCAGCACAACAAGATTTATAAATGGTTTTGGAATTAATGGATGGTTTTACATTTTCTCTAAATAACATTGTTTACTCACATTGACACAATTGTTAACTTAAATAAGTGTGATGTACCTTTAAGTTGAATTTCAGTCTGGCAAGCCTTTGTAGGAAAGACAGCTTCCCTCTGGTAGCCTTCACATCTTCAGCCATGAGAAGAGCTTCTGGCCTGGTGGCTTCGAAAGATGTTCTTGAGGCTGCTCTTGATGCCTCGTTACAACTGTGGAGAAGCTCCTTGCTCAATGACTTCACAAGAATCCTATTGAAAGTGgagtcctgagtcgacacggccagttggagtattttctctgagccaaactccttcaacagatgtttgtagacggtgctgtatactttgtga harbors:
- the LOC118964669 gene encoding uncharacterized protein LOC118964669; this translates as MVSQVMDSVVSDAQSRGSSPTGTVTDIGSLLSGKSYPLPSFSAISMTTSGTSNAARGFEDNIDAEERDTISCFGVPQSIVCDQNSTSPDVASLSTPSTVNLVGDDDFTGLISMLVVRLLSKIQTQTDLYPTDVTRTSQDLIPKVIAAFCAWSGCSETQAYPKNLKSHKVYSTVYKHLLKEFGSEKILQLAVSTQDSTFNRILVKSLSKELLHSCNEASRAASRTSFEATRPEALLMAEDVKATRGKLSFLQRLARLKFNLKPFMMGNKKNSRHSESKDQTTAEEIMLAHPATFGLPEGLPSTSQQEKPRKRPLLIRMFSTISIGLSKPFKRFSKQA